A single window of Pseudoduganella plicata DNA harbors:
- a CDS encoding molybdopterin-containing oxidoreductase family protein, translating to MTTTQVRAACPHDCPDTCAILVTVENGIATEIKGDPDHPTTAGVLCTKVSRYAERTYSPDRLLYPLRRVGAKGEGKFERISWDEALDTIAARLKPLAEERPEAILPYSYCGTMGLLQGESMSSRFFNRVGASLLDRTICAMAGATGYKYTIGASIGTDMEQFQNAKLIVIWGGNPIASNLHFWMRVQEAKRRGARLIAIDPYRSLTAEKCHMHIALLPGTDAALALGMMHVLIAENLIDQDYVDQYTLGYAQLKERAAEWTPQRTAEVCGITVDEVLELARLYGQTAKAGEPAAIRVNYGVQRVRGGGMAVRNIACLPALVGAWRHAAGGIQLSTSGSFPANRAALQRPDLLKKLPRTINMTTIGDDLLRPASAAFGPKVEAVIVYNANPLAIAPDSSKVAAGFARDDLFTVVLEQFQTDSVDYADIVLPATTQLEHTDAHLAYGHLYMMANNPAIAPLGEAKPNTEIFRLLAQRMGFDDPCFVETDDELAAKAFRTDDVRAMHFDWEALRRKGWQKLNMPEAPFACGNFPTPSGKCEFFSASMEADGLDPLPAYIENYESAASTPDLAAKYPLAMISPPARNFLNSTFVNVQSLRATEGEPQLDIHPDDAATRGINHGEMVRIFNDRGSFVCKARVTEKARRGLVVGLSIWWKKLARDGKNANEVTSQRLTDMGRAPTFYDTLVQVEKAL from the coding sequence ATGACCACCACACAAGTTCGTGCCGCCTGCCCGCACGACTGCCCCGATACCTGCGCCATCCTTGTCACCGTCGAGAACGGCATCGCCACCGAGATCAAGGGCGATCCCGACCATCCCACCACGGCCGGTGTGCTGTGCACGAAAGTGTCGCGCTATGCCGAACGCACGTATTCTCCCGACCGCCTGCTGTATCCGCTGCGCCGCGTGGGCGCCAAGGGCGAAGGAAAATTCGAGCGCATCAGCTGGGACGAGGCGCTGGACACGATTGCCGCGCGCCTGAAGCCACTGGCCGAAGAGCGTCCCGAAGCCATCCTGCCGTACAGCTACTGCGGTACGATGGGCCTGCTGCAAGGCGAGTCGATGTCGTCCCGCTTCTTCAACCGCGTCGGCGCGTCGCTGCTGGACCGCACCATCTGCGCGATGGCCGGCGCCACCGGGTACAAGTATACGATCGGCGCCTCCATCGGCACGGACATGGAGCAGTTCCAGAACGCGAAGCTGATCGTCATCTGGGGCGGCAATCCGATCGCGTCGAACCTGCACTTCTGGATGCGCGTGCAGGAAGCCAAGCGGCGCGGTGCCCGGTTGATCGCCATTGATCCCTACCGTTCGCTGACGGCCGAGAAATGCCATATGCACATCGCGCTGCTGCCCGGGACGGACGCGGCGCTGGCACTGGGCATGATGCACGTGCTGATCGCGGAAAACCTGATCGACCAGGACTACGTCGACCAGTACACCTTGGGCTATGCGCAGCTGAAGGAACGGGCGGCCGAGTGGACACCCCAGCGTACCGCCGAGGTCTGCGGCATTACCGTCGACGAGGTGCTGGAACTGGCGCGTCTGTACGGCCAGACGGCGAAGGCAGGCGAACCGGCCGCGATCCGCGTCAACTACGGCGTGCAGCGCGTGCGCGGTGGCGGCATGGCCGTGCGCAACATCGCCTGCCTGCCGGCGCTGGTGGGCGCGTGGCGCCACGCGGCCGGGGGCATCCAGCTGTCGACGTCCGGCTCCTTCCCCGCCAACCGCGCCGCCCTGCAACGGCCCGATCTGCTGAAAAAGCTGCCGCGCACGATCAACATGACGACGATCGGCGACGATTTATTGCGCCCGGCGTCGGCTGCATTCGGACCGAAAGTCGAGGCCGTCATCGTCTACAACGCCAACCCGCTGGCGATTGCGCCGGACTCGTCCAAAGTGGCGGCCGGCTTTGCCCGCGATGATCTGTTTACAGTGGTGCTGGAGCAGTTCCAGACGGATAGCGTGGATTACGCCGATATCGTGCTGCCGGCCACCACGCAGCTGGAACACACGGATGCGCACCTGGCCTATGGCCACCTGTACATGATGGCAAACAACCCGGCCATCGCGCCGCTGGGCGAAGCGAAACCGAACACGGAGATCTTCCGCCTGCTGGCCCAACGCATGGGCTTTGACGATCCATGCTTTGTGGAGACCGACGACGAACTGGCAGCAAAGGCGTTCCGCACCGATGACGTTCGTGCCATGCATTTCGACTGGGAGGCGCTACGCCGGAAAGGGTGGCAGAAGCTGAACATGCCCGAAGCACCATTTGCCTGCGGCAATTTCCCCACACCTTCGGGAAAATGTGAATTCTTTTCGGCGAGCATGGAAGCGGACGGTCTGGACCCCCTTCCCGCCTACATTGAAAACTACGAATCTGCAGCAAGTACCCCCGATCTCGCAGCAAAATACCCGCTTGCGATGATATCTCCGCCAGCGCGCAACTTCTTGAACTCGACTTTTGTCAATGTACAAAGCCTGCGCGCCACGGAGGGCGAACCGCAGCTCGATATTCACCCTGACGATGCGGCAACACGTGGTATCAACCACGGCGAAATGGTGCGTATCTTCAACGATCGTGGCTCGTTCGTGTGCAAGGCCCGGGTCACCGAAAAGGCCCGCAGAGGGCTGGTCGTGGGCCTGTCGATCTGGTGGAAGAAACTGGCGCGGGATGGCAAGAATGCCAATGAAGTGACGAGCCAGCGACTGACCGACATGGGCCGTGCGCCGACATTTTACGATACACTCGTTCAGGTGGAGAAAGCCCTGTGA